One Branchiostoma floridae strain S238N-H82 chromosome 1, Bfl_VNyyK, whole genome shotgun sequence genomic region harbors:
- the LOC118414189 gene encoding histamine N-methyltransferase-like produces the protein MSIIILQAMVQQDTSLGAVKFDWRQQTAEEYFSESDGTKFDLAHAVHVLYHVDDHHATLRNMWEQLVDGGHLFVKILSDKRGMGKLYHEVWKWFPHGNDRLRTCLRTSSDVTRSLESSGISYVIAEDEHDVNLAECYKEDSEAGRLLLDFMTQTSNVYAHPKMRKLAVSKIDPNTTLAVHDTRSAVFA, from the exons ATGTCAATCATAATCCTCCAGGCTATGGTGCAACAAGACACGAGCCTCGGTGCCGTCAAGTTTGACTGGCGCCAACAGACAGCGGAAGAGTATTTCTCTGAATCTGATGGTACGAAGTTTGACCTTGCCCATGCTGTACATGTTCTGTACCATGTGGACGATCACCACGCCACTTTGCGGAACATGTGGGAACAACTGGTTGATGGTGGCCACCTGTTTGTCAAAATTCTTTCGG ACAAAAGAGGCATGGGGAAACTGTACCATGAAGTCTGGAAGTGGTTTCCACATGGAAACGATCGTCTGAGGACGTGTCTTCGCACTTCTAGTGACGTCACGCGATCGCTCGAATCCAGCGGCATCAGTTACGTCATCGCTGAGGACGAGCATGACGTCAACCTTGCCGAGTGTTACAAGGAGGATTCGGAGGCGGGAAGACTGCTTCTCGACTTCATGACGCAAACGTCGAACGTCTATGCTCACCCCAAGATGAG AAAACTAGCAGTAAGCAAAATCGATCCAAACACGACACTCGCAGTGCACGACACTCGCAGTGCAGTCTTCGCCTGA